TTCACTTGTACCTACGACAATCAGCAACAGGGCACGTTGAACAAATTACCGACGGCAGTTTCAATAGTGTCGAGCCCTTGTTTAGCCCCAATGGTCAGTATGTGGTGTATAAGCGCGTCGCGAAAGGCAAACCGAATGAGTTGGTTGTAAAAAGCTTATCGCCCGTCAATTCATCGCAAGTTCTATTGTTGGCATCCCAAGTAACCGGGTTTAGCTGGTCTCCATCTGGGGATTCAATTGCTGTGACTTATGTTGAATCGGGTATCTCAAAATTGTCGCTCTTGGGGCTGACGAATCAGCAAGAAACCAACCTTCTTAGGGTTCAATGGTCGAGTAAAGAACTTGAAAGTACATCAAATAAAATGGATGACGTGTTTTCTGGGCAGTATGTATCGCCGAGCTTTTCGCCTGATGGTCAATACATTGCGTTCATTCGACACCCCAATCAGCAATCGTCATTTCGTCAGTTGAGCGTGATACATTTGGAGACTGAAAAGGTGGTAAATATGGCGTTGCCCAAGGCTCAGGTTCAAGCGCCTATTCAGTGGAATGACGCAAGCGATCAGTTACTTTACTCTGCATTGGTCAATTATCGTTTTCGTTACGACGAATCAAAAATGGATCGGGTGTACGAAGGTGCAATGGAAGTGTTTGAGTCGAATTTAAAAGGGCAAACCAAACAGTTAACAAATTCAGGAGCCATGCATTTTCGACCTGTTTATTCGCCGGATGAGCGCCAAATTGCTTACTTGTTTTCCGACCGACTTGGAGATAACAGGCAGTTTGCGCTACGAGTGATGACATTAGCAGATGCTCACGAGAAGGAGTTATTTAATAAGGTATCTGTGCAATCTACTCTGATTTGGCGCTGATACTTCATCATAAAAAAGGGGAGCAAATGCTCCCCTTATACGGATTAATAAAGCCGTTGCAACTTAGTCAAAACGAAGTTTGATGGACGTTGCCGCATCAATTCGGGTGACCTTAACCGACGTCACTCCAGCAAGGCTTTGGCTCACAAAGTGACCTTGCGCCACATAAGAACCCCCAGCGTGCTCTACTAACACATCAAACTCACCGCCGTTGTTTTCAACGTATAGGTTCTGCTCGATAGGGTTTGGAAACTCCACATGAATGGCCGCTTCACAGCCAAGATCGATTTCCACTTGTGTTCCTTTTGCTGCAATAACAACAGGTTGAAGTGGGTCGATGCCTGGGCAATCATCTCTCGGTGGTGGTGGCGGTGGTGGCGGACCCGCAGGATCACTTGCTGCTGGGTAAGCTTTGTCAATGAGTACTGCAAATTGCTCAGGGAACCAACGTCCTGCATGCGGAGCGTTCTCCATGCCGCCCGTGCCAACTGCATTGTTATAACGGTTAGGAGCGTTTGGATCACACATGGGATCATGTTGCTTTGCTGGGTCGTTTGGATCAGGCTCAAAGTCAGGATCACTAATGCCATCTGATTCTCCCGGTGGTTTCACCCAGACAAAAGCGTCAATTCCTTCATACGGTGCTGCCCAAGGTTTGAAGCCAATGCCTCCTGGTTGGTTACACCAGTTTCCGCGATGGAGTCGGCGATCAACACGAGACTCGTTGACAAAGGTGTCAATGTCGGTTGCACTGCTCACTTGCGTTGGACGTTCAGCGCCACCCCAGCCATTTCGAGCGGTATCGATTAACATGCCCAACGATTCCGGAGCGCCAAGTTCGATCATGGCTAAACGCCAATCTTGAACATATGCCTTCTCTTCTAAGTAGTCATTCCACTCATAAAAGTCCGCGGAGCGAATAGGGAAACCAGCAAATGCTAGGTTCGCATCTGGCATGAATGGTTCTACCACAGGTGTATAGTTCGCTGAGTTTGAAATGAAACCATTGATGCTATCCCATCCTTTGTCAGTGCCTTTAATCACATCTGCAATCAATCGCGAACCAGCAGCAAAGTTATCGGACCAACCTAGCCAACCTGAATGAGCAATATCAACATATGAATAGATATTGTCTATCTGGGAAAGCTGATTTAGGGCGTAGGTAATTCCGTCACGGTATCCACCGGGGCCGTCTGCTTGCGAACAATCGGATTCTGACAAATTAGTGACAAGGTTTGGCAATGAATCCACTTCGATAATTGCGACGATGCGAATATTGCTGTATTTCGGATCAGATACAATCTCTACAATTGGCGCAATGTATTCGTCTTGATAGCGCTGGAAGCCATTTTCATCAATTCTGAGCTCACCATTGGAGGCTAACGCAGCACAATCTCGATTGGGTAAGTCATACACAACAAACATGAACATGCCTGCGTTCTGCTCAAGCGCTTCGTCTAGGTGGCCGCGCAAACCAATTCCGTCGGTGATTGCTCCGATACGATCCATCCATACGGCAGTGTTGTAACCCGAAATGAGATCCCCATTGGGTTCTGCTGCTGCCTTAGCAGACCAGATTGGATCAACATAGTATTTAACGCCAACAAATGGATTGTCGACACGTTCGGCTACGTCACCGACAAATATGCTGACGATGGTGGTAGAACTTAACTCGCCATCAGTCACAGTCAACGTTGCTTGGTAGCTGCCGTTTTCCGTGTATGTATGACTGGGTGAAACACCTGTTCCCGAAGTTCCGTCACCAAAATCCCAGCTATATGAGAGGTTATCAGGACCGTTATCTGGGTCGGAGGATTGCGAAGCATCAAAGTCTACGTCAAGTGGCGCAGAGCCGCTTACAGGTGATGCTGATGCACTTGCAATAGGTGCCTCATTTCCCACAGCGGTGATGGAGATACTTGCGGACGATTCCTTTTCACCATCACTGACTGTGACGGTTGCTAAGTAAATACCAGCACTGTTGTAAGTGTGACTTACCATATCTCCACTTGCAGTGGTGCCGTCACCAAAGTTCCAGCTATAAGTAAGGTTACCATCGGGGCCGTCTGGATCGGATGAGCCTGTCGCGTCAAACATCACGCTCAATGGTGCATCGCCTGATGTGATATCTGATGTTGCGACAGCAATCGGGGCTTGATTTGCGGGAACACAAATATCCCCTAAAATGTCTGGAACTTCGGCAGCCTCAGCACCTTTTGTGCCGGATATCCCAAATTCTGCAGTGGCTCCCGGCGCAATAGAGCTGTTCCAAGACAATCCTTCCGCTGAATAGGGGTTAGTGCCTGCAATAGTAGCATTCCAGATGCTTGATATTCGGTTGTCTCCTGAGTAATTCCAACTGATCTCCCAGTCGTCGATAGCTGTATTGCCGTCATTAGTGATACTAATTTGTGCGACAAACCCGTTGTTCCATTCGTTGTCAACGGTGTACTCACATTGTGCTGCATAAGCTGATGATGCAGACATAGATAGGAGGGCAGCACCTATCGATCGTCTCAACCATTGCAGTGCGTGTTGTTGTTTCATTTTTCGTCCTCAAATTGATTCCTTCAAATAGGGATCACGAATAATTGCGTTTCAATGAAATCTTCATTGTGTGTGCGTCACGCCTATTCATGGCGCTGGCCAGTCAAAGCTAATCAAGAAATCTTGAAGGGTCGTCAAAAGTAACGAATAAAAAGTACTAATATAGGCATGTGTTGAAACTTGTACCTAAGCTTTTTCGTAGTTTTTACATTTTTTGGATGGATACTGAAAATATGAAAGATAACGCTGTTTATCGTGAAAATAGTGGCTTTTTTCGTTCCTAGGAGGGTAAAAGAGAATTATTTTCAATGTTTAAGTATTTAATTTGAGAGTCGTTAATTTGTGCTTTGTCATGCATTTTTAATGCAATTTTTAGTTAACTTATTGATTAAAATTGTACCTATGAATCAGATGGTTAAATTGTGATGTGGGTCATTTGCTGAAAATAAAATGCTGTGAAAGACTTAATTGGGAAGAATTCTAAAGCAGTTATTAATTTGGGCTTCTACACTTTATTCACTCTGATTTTAGTAGGTGTCAATTACAAATGCTTCAACTGGTACTTTTTAATTTTCATGATGTCATATTGTTCATTACAGTGTTTCAATGTCTGTTCTTCTCGTGCTTAATTTTTTATACCAGCTCAGATAGTCAATTCAGCAATCTTCTGCTGGCTGGATTACTACTTTGTACCGCAGCCATCCCGGTCGACACTCTGATTAACTACGGTGCAGGAATGCGAGAGTGGATGGTGATGCATCATCCTAATTGGTTTTATGTATTTGAGTTTGGCTACTGGTTGCAAGGCCCTCTTTTGCTTTGGTTTGTTCGGTCTGTCGTCTACCGTAATTTCAAATTGGGGTTGTGGGATACGTTATATGTGGCCCCATGCGTACTTTACTTTGCGCATCAACTTGGCAATTACCATATGTTGTCAGATGACTTGAAAGCCCACATCCAACAAAATTATGACCTGTTGAGTAGTGAAGTGGCTATTTTTTATTTGACTCTCGTGCGTGAGTTTCTTCGCGTGTTTTTTGGCTACAAAGCCGTGATGGAATTGCGCAATTATCAAACTAAGTTGGGCCATCGTTCCATACAGCTTCAAGGTCATGCGGTAAAAGGCATGAATATATTGGCTTATGGCTTTCTGTCTGTTTGGGTCATTGCTTTTTTGATGAGTGCTTTAATTCTGCTTTCTGTGGAAGGGATAATGGCCGTCAGTGTAGGGTGGTTGGGTCTTTCTTCAAACTACGTTATGTGTGCGTTAGTGAGCATTAGTATGGCGCTGTTACTTGATTACAGCAAACAGCTTTCTGAAAATGAACAGATTAATCCTCAACCGGTGAAGTCTGTGAATCAAGTTGACCCTCGTCATGTGAAGGCTCTCGAGTCACTCATGGCGACTGAAAAACCGTATTTGGAAAGCAACTTAACTCTCGAATCTTTAGCGCAACTCATTCGTATCTCGCCAAGAAATCTTTCATCGATTATCAATCGTCACTACGGGTGTAATTTTTTTGAATTCGTAAACAAGTACAGGATCGAAGCGGCTAAAGCCATGTTGATTGGTAATGATTCTTGCAGAGACACAGTACTCGATATCATGTACAACTCCGGCTTTAAGAGTAAAGCGACCTTCAATAATTTCTTCAAAAAATCAGAAGGCGTCACCCCTCGAGAGTACAGAAAACGGCATGCTCAACTTGAACATGAAGAGGCTTTGTAGACCGTTATTTAACCCATTTGTCGTTATCATCTACATTAGAATGAACTAAATTACGCTGCGTTGTATTAACACGTCAGGATGACTTCATGAAGATACCCCGAAATGATCGATTAGTTTTTGGAGCGGCCGCCGTTGGTGTTTTGATTTATATGATTGCGGTCTTCATCCAACATCAAATTCTAGAGCAGAGCATTGAAAATTGCCGTTACTACGCTGATGGCAGAATTGAAAGCTACCTCCATTGTGATCGTCACGACCGTTCCTGTTTTGAGCTGGGCTCAGATAATATTGCGGTGCCGCCTGATTTTATGGCGCTGTACATGAAGGGCCGAGGCGAACGTCAAGCGTACGTTCAAAAGTATTATCGCTGGTATCTACAATGCCTTGAAAGTCATGATTAAAAGTTTAAGCTCCAAATCTGCGCTTGGAATCCATACTCTGGTTTGACTTAATCCCTGAATATTTGAGTTTAAAAAAAGGCCTCCCTCTGAAAAAGAGAGAGGCCTTTTTAGTACTCATTAACGCGTTTAGTGATCAAACTCTATTTCACTAGTCAACATCGCATGGAATGTTGTTCAATGAGAATGAATCAACCTCTTTTGCTGCTGTATTGTTGGGCTTAGACGCTTGAAAACCGAATGTGAGTGTCCCGCCGTTGGCAGCGATTGAACCATCCCATGTTCCCGGGGCTCCGCTGGCATGCATGACTTGTCCGGTTTGCGCTAATATGGAATTCCAGCCCGACGCAAGTTGCTCTCCGATTCCTAAATTCCAATGCAAATTGTAGCCGTCTATCGAATCTTCTGAATTATTGGTGATAACAACTTCCACGGTAAATCCAGTGCTCCATTGCTGGTTGATGTTATAGCTAATCGAGCATACGCCAGAGCCTGCAAATAAAACTGGGGTTTCAGCTGACAAACTGGCGGTATTGCCGTTGGCATAAGTCGCTTTTGCTTGTAACACCAATGTTCCGGGTTGAACCGGCAACCATGTGGCATCAAATGGTGGTGTTGATGACTCAGCAACAAGGACACCATCTGCCAAATATTCAACCTTGGTAATGCTTGGAATATTGGTTGAGATAGACAGGGGGATTGAATCGGTGACAACGGCTTGTCCGGCTTGAATTGATGAAAACTCCAATTCAATAGGTTGCCCTTGAGACGCTGTTTCTGATTCATCAATTTGAAGTAGGTACGCAATAAGATTTCGTTTTTGTGTTTGATTCAGGCCGGAAAACCCATGACCATTACCGATGTTCATAACGTCATCGAGCGTGTTGGCTGCTCCGTCATGAAGATAGGGTGCAGAGTTCCACAAATCCTTGAGAGTGGGGGTGTCGAGGCCTTGCAATGGTATGCCGCGACGTTGATCATTCACATTCGAGATAGTGCCTACATCATGCATCAAGCCTTGCGGACTATCGGTAAATGAAGCCCCTGTGTGACAGCTCCCACAGCCGGCATTTTGGAAAACAAGTTTACCAGCCGCTCCATTTGTGGTTAGGGTACCGTTTGCACTGCGATAAGGGCTTTTGCCAAATTCAGTGAGGCTGCTAACGTATGCTGCGAGGGCGTCAAGATCGGCTGAGCGTCCTGATTTGGGAGCTCCTAATGGATCTCGTGTGGCGTTGAAGTCAGTCGTTGAGAGAAATCCTGAACCATTGAAGCCGCTGCGAATGTCGTTTTCAAAATCTTGAATTTCATCAAAATTAGCGCTCCAGTGAACTCGGCCATGAGCCATACCTCCTCGGCCGTTGAGTGCAATGGTGTTGCGTAAACCCTCACCGCGATCGGAGAAGTCCCAGACTTGGCCGTCTGAGTCACCCTCGGTATGACATGTTGCACAAGTGAGGTATCCGTCGAGCGCCATTCGTGTATCTGCCGCGTTATAAAATACCTTTTTACCTGCAAGCACTTGGCTCGATAATGCTTCCGAACTGACAGTATTAATGGTTGTAACCAGCGGTAACGAACGTGTGCCTGATGTCAGCAATGCATCGGCGTCGAGCACTGATACAGAGCGGCCCATAAAGTTTTTCACAAAGACGCGGTTTGTGTCTTGATCCACCAAGATCGATTGAGGTGCGAGTCCTACATCAGCCTGTAGAACTTCCGTGCCATCGCTTGGATTTAATACAACAACCCGATTGTTCCCTTGCATCGCAACAAATAGATGTGTGCCATATGGGCTAAATGAAACTGCCGAAGGTTGGGCGTGATTGTCGATATCAACTCGACTCGATTGCTGTTCAGTATTTTGAGTCGCATCAATCGTCGCCATAACGCTTCGTACCGTTGTTTCAAATGTTAGTGGGTCTGTGCCAAAGAAAGGCCCACGATCCACATTGTCTTTTTTGCCGACTACAACAGACGATTGCCCATCAGGATGGAACGCCACGCTGGCTAGGTAATTGGGAAGCCCGCTGCCATCAGAGCCTGTGTCGGGAGTCGTGATGTCATTGGTCAGCACAATGCTCGTATCGAGCATAAAGTTAGACAAGTTGATGTTCCAAACTTTTCCATCTTCTTTGGAAATGAACCGGCTCGCCATCATTTCACTGCCGTCACTTGATATCGCCATAGCTCGCACGGTTGCTTCGATGTTGACGGTTCCAGTTTCTGCGAGAGTTGACACATCAAACGACTTAATTTGTCCTTTGTTGCTCAATGAAACATAGATGGTGTCGCCACTTGGATTCGCGACCACATGATATGGGTTTGAGCCGTAATCGAAATCAAACGATGTGACTGAGTTGCCGTTTGATAGGCGAATAACCTTAACTTGATCGCTCTTAGAGCAAGTAACCCAAGCATTGTCGTCTTGATCAATAGTGACGCTATTCGGCAAGTCACAAATGCTGTATTCGGCTTGCTTAGTGAGTGTGTCTGCATCAATAAATGACACGGTACCATTATCTGGATTAACTACGGCTAGAGTTCGAA
This genomic window from Echinimonas agarilytica contains:
- a CDS encoding TolB family protein is translated as MFRNNLRLPLKLIALGISSSLMMNASYAEIIFNAKVMGPVTNIYSMKESGELKALTQNKYWRDVQQDVSQTGQVIFVSNRQDELKPDIHRTSESLHLYLRQSATGHVEQITDGSFNSVEPLFSPNGQYVVYKRVAKGKPNELVVKSLSPVNSSQVLLLASQVTGFSWSPSGDSIAVTYVESGISKLSLLGLTNQQETNLLRVQWSSKELESTSNKMDDVFSGQYVSPSFSPDGQYIAFIRHPNQQSSFRQLSVIHLETEKVVNMALPKAQVQAPIQWNDASDQLLYSALVNYRFRYDESKMDRVYEGAMEVFESNLKGQTKQLTNSGAMHFRPVYSPDERQIAYLFSDRLGDNRQFALRVMTLADAHEKELFNKVSVQSTLIWR
- a CDS encoding glycoside hydrolase family 6 protein; this encodes MKQQHALQWLRRSIGAALLSMSASSAYAAQCEYTVDNEWNNGFVAQISITNDGNTAIDDWEISWNYSGDNRISSIWNATIAGTNPYSAEGLSWNSSIAPGATAEFGISGTKGAEAAEVPDILGDICVPANQAPIAVATSDITSGDAPLSVMFDATGSSDPDGPDGNLTYSWNFGDGTTASGDMVSHTYNSAGIYLATVTVSDGEKESSASISITAVGNEAPIASASASPVSGSAPLDVDFDASQSSDPDNGPDNLSYSWDFGDGTSGTGVSPSHTYTENGSYQATLTVTDGELSSTTIVSIFVGDVAERVDNPFVGVKYYVDPIWSAKAAAEPNGDLISGYNTAVWMDRIGAITDGIGLRGHLDEALEQNAGMFMFVVYDLPNRDCAALASNGELRIDENGFQRYQDEYIAPIVEIVSDPKYSNIRIVAIIEVDSLPNLVTNLSESDCSQADGPGGYRDGITYALNQLSQIDNIYSYVDIAHSGWLGWSDNFAAGSRLIADVIKGTDKGWDSINGFISNSANYTPVVEPFMPDANLAFAGFPIRSADFYEWNDYLEEKAYVQDWRLAMIELGAPESLGMLIDTARNGWGGAERPTQVSSATDIDTFVNESRVDRRLHRGNWCNQPGGIGFKPWAAPYEGIDAFVWVKPPGESDGISDPDFEPDPNDPAKQHDPMCDPNAPNRYNNAVGTGGMENAPHAGRWFPEQFAVLIDKAYPAASDPAGPPPPPPPPRDDCPGIDPLQPVVIAAKGTQVEIDLGCEAAIHVEFPNPIEQNLYVENNGGEFDVLVEHAGGSYVAQGHFVSQSLAGVTSVKVTRIDAATSIKLRFD
- a CDS encoding helix-turn-helix domain-containing protein — translated: MLQLVLFNFHDVILFITVFQCLFFSCLIFYTSSDSQFSNLLLAGLLLCTAAIPVDTLINYGAGMREWMVMHHPNWFYVFEFGYWLQGPLLLWFVRSVVYRNFKLGLWDTLYVAPCVLYFAHQLGNYHMLSDDLKAHIQQNYDLLSSEVAIFYLTLVREFLRVFFGYKAVMELRNYQTKLGHRSIQLQGHAVKGMNILAYGFLSVWVIAFLMSALILLSVEGIMAVSVGWLGLSSNYVMCALVSISMALLLDYSKQLSENEQINPQPVKSVNQVDPRHVKALESLMATEKPYLESNLTLESLAQLIRISPRNLSSIINRHYGCNFFEFVNKYRIEAAKAMLIGNDSCRDTVLDIMYNSGFKSKATFNNFFKKSEGVTPREYRKRHAQLEHEEAL
- a CDS encoding cellulose binding domain-containing protein; this translates as MNNSAFGYKAIIASTCCLLSSVALAQLDGTNGPGVDNTARPAGTYLKFLNYGGRMVQFHRGYLYIMGQGKTTLWDISDVTNPVLLDEQDYGDNGHRWWKLNTDIFWREYSTPEITGSGYHFMDMSNMFDLKPWTNSNVPVPIAEGGQGLQKWQLLETWPTGTNGGNVHDSRYNDPSVNVDAITATFDTNNGAEGSLRFRIGNLLFTTTGSGIAVLDIGDPENIKFLDSISGSGFQQYTTTYHVWKDKIVFLNGTDGNLNGNNMAMVDFSDPTDLKPYTFENGRTGYKTSEMSAGRYMYFQDDFGFAGHTDIAVKINMKTGEIAQTFTAPGWPETYLDYQWMPVGPAVVGTGSNGGAGRTFFYQHQDTPDENGPEIGFHSPSANSTSNPVSTVIGFSIPEMIDERTANDQTIQIRPIGGQSIQGDITWNSYHVLNFIPKQMLLPNTTYEVKLVEGGLKDIAGNGVNEFVYYFSTGSEINTDFAPDVSAITYGSNAPIQAGQNVVLEVTATDDSDAALEYRWDVGQGSTAWSTSNTYSHTFTDAGLYNVTAQVRDNVGNIAGAARNIVVVSDAISGQPTQSGQMALSTTLRTLAVVNPDNGTVSFIDADTLTKQAEYSICDLPNSVTIDQDDNAWVTCSKSDQVKVIRLSNGNSVTSFDFDYGSNPYHVVANPSGDTIYVSLSNKGQIKSFDVSTLAETGTVNIEATVRAMAISSDGSEMMASRFISKEDGKVWNINLSNFMLDTSIVLTNDITTPDTGSDGSGLPNYLASVAFHPDGQSSVVVGKKDNVDRGPFFGTDPLTFETTVRSVMATIDATQNTEQQSSRVDIDNHAQPSAVSFSPYGTHLFVAMQGNNRVVVLNPSDGTEVLQADVGLAPQSILVDQDTNRVFVKNFMGRSVSVLDADALLTSGTRSLPLVTTINTVSSEALSSQVLAGKKVFYNAADTRMALDGYLTCATCHTEGDSDGQVWDFSDRGEGLRNTIALNGRGGMAHGRVHWSANFDEIQDFENDIRSGFNGSGFLSTTDFNATRDPLGAPKSGRSADLDALAAYVSSLTEFGKSPYRSANGTLTTNGAAGKLVFQNAGCGSCHTGASFTDSPQGLMHDVGTISNVNDQRRGIPLQGLDTPTLKDLWNSAPYLHDGAANTLDDVMNIGNGHGFSGLNQTQKRNLIAYLLQIDESETASQGQPIELEFSSIQAGQAVVTDSIPLSISTNIPSITKVEYLADGVLVAESSTPPFDATWLPVQPGTLVLQAKATYANGNTASLSAETPVLFAGSGVCSISYNINQQWSTGFTVEVVITNNSEDSIDGYNLHWNLGIGEQLASGWNSILAQTGQVMHASGAPGTWDGSIAANGGTLTFGFQASKPNNTAAKEVDSFSLNNIPCDVD